Below is a genomic region from Kryptolebias marmoratus isolate JLee-2015 linkage group LG12, ASM164957v2, whole genome shotgun sequence.
AATACGCCGCAGACGAGGGAGTAAAAAGCTGCAGTTACCCGGTGTAGGGGAGGATATTCAGGGCCATAAGAATCCTGGTAACGCAGATTAAAATTCGGCTGCATGTTCTGATGCGTGTACTGGTTGGACACATTACTTAGCGTGGGCCTTTTCCTGTAGGGGTGAGGTCTGCAGCTTCCTCCTGGAGAAGAGAACGAGCAGACATATGTTTGGCTGACTGCTTGAGTTCAtgcaagaaaacaagaacagactAACAAGTAGGAAAGCCTGAACCAGgtagtgttgttttttttcctcccccttcCCCCAACTTACCTGAGGAAAATGCATTGTTGACATTGAGGAAGGCGCTCTGGGGAAGGTTCACATCTTTTGGAGGTTCACTCAAAACCTGACATGGAATAAAAACGTTACTTTTCTTACTTCATTACCTTTTTTTGGagagttaaaaacatgaatcacaACATCGGAGAAAAGACTCGCACCCCTTGTGCTGCAAGGCCATCTGCCCCCATCATGCCTCCCATCAGGGGAAAGGAAATGCCTGGTAGTGTGGGAGGAGAAGTCTGGgagtagctgcatcctgatgtgGGGGAATCCTGCTCTCGTGACATGGCCCTGCCAAGTGACATTGGCTTTAGGGGACCCAGAGGATCTGACTGAAGACTCAGTGCTGAGACTGAACCACCTAGAACAGTTAAAAACATGACTAAGATCACAATCAatgcaaaaggttttaaaatgttttcagtgaagaaaaatgttctAAATGAAACTATAAAGAgacctagcagtccttgaaggaatgcatatcattcATCACCTTCCACACCAGAAtgttaaactgagatcatcatATGTTGAGAATTAACACAACTGTAGAACTTTTGGTCAAAATGACGTAATGCACGATCTCGTGAGATATCACGCTCAGAGTACACACTCACTCAATATCTTATAAATACGGAATTCCGATGAACAGCGTTAAGCCTAATTTGGCAATGTGAGTGGAACAAAAATGATGAATAATGTAAGAAGTGCAAAGCATGATTAACGGACAAAAGGGGATGCAGATGTTTGCAATCAGAAGCGCAGCAAAAACATGTCATTACTAGCTCAAGGAGACACGGCTGGAACTGAAAGATGCCAAACCTTGAGGGACATCTCCAAGCATATGGACTCCCTGCTGGACGGGCAGAGCAGCCAGAGGATTGTCCCCGATGAGTCCTGCCTGTTGGTCGAAGGACAGATCAGAGTCACATCAGGGTCACTCTGCCCGGCTGCTAAAGCTCACTcagtgggaaaaacaaaaaacagccgAATTATACACTCTGAAACAGCACTGAAGTTTACTTACCAAATATCAAATTATCCCTTTAAAGGATAggcatttaaagttttacagaaTTCAGCACCACAACCATAacgaaagaaaaaataataaaacacttcacACTTTCTCCAGAGAGAGCTTACCAAGCCAGACAAATCTGTTCTCTGTTACAAACTACATCTAGTCGGGAAGCCATCTAGCTTCCCCTCACACACGGGACAGCTAAACACTAAACACCATTATCACTCACACAAGGGAAAAGAGGGTTCTCTTTACTGTGCAGCACCTGAGCCCAAAGAAGCTGATTCCCCAGAAAAGCTTGCTAATGGCATGGAGGGACAGAACGGAGAGGGGTGGAAAAACAAGTTGAGGATGAATCAAAAACAGGATGAAGGAGCAGCAGGGGGGGACATATCAGGGGCAGAGGCCAAAAAGGTGCCGGTACCTGCTGAGCTTTGGCCTGGTTCTGAAGGAGCACCTGCAGAAGGGCAGCCGAGAGAGCGGGGTTGGCCAGCAGCGGCATTGGAGGAGCTGCTCCGAGGAGGCCTGGACGTAAATAAGAATCAAGATCCAAGGAATAAAACACAtgacaaaatcaataaaaaggaaacacgGCCGAGGGCTCTCAACCTTGCTTGTGTCCCTGTGACAGAGGGTTGAGCAGCATCTTGAGGGTGGCAGGGTTATTAAGGCCCGTGAGGATCTGCAGGGCTGTGGGATCAGGGAGGAGACCTTTGCCTCGGTTTAAAGCCTAGGAGGGAGGAACAATGAGAGAAGGCATCGCCACACGACTGATTAAGTGGCAGCTGTGGAGAAACTTGAATTAAGCGTATTGATTAAAGTGTAATACCATGGTTTGTGCAGCAATCAGAGCAGCCAACATGCTTCTTCCAGGAGGGCCGGGGGCACAGAAGGACACCCTGATGTGCGACCCGCCCAGAAGCCTGCCATCTGTGAGCCGCTGTGCCTCCTCGGCCATCTCTGCAGTGGCGAACTCCAACACAGCAAAGCGCCGGAAACTTCCATCTTGTCCCTGAGCCAACTATAAAAGGGAGAAATTAAAAGTTATATAATTCCAGACACTGCTGCAAGCAAATCCAATGAATGCAGTTCAGTTTGGTGTAATTTAAGatgtaaatgcattttaaatgtacTGAGATTTGTcaaaatgacagcaaaaaaatTGTAACTAAAGCCACACaaaactcattttagcttttttttttttctccattcaaTACATATAAACTTTCTTAAAGGTTAAGTTACAAGTCCACAATCACCCTCCTGATcaagcagcttttctttttattacattttcttgcCACCATTACTAAGGATGGCCAgagattttttaaatactggaagtcaaattaaaatttgcaaattctaaaaataaacttttttgtttttttatacaggCAACATGTTCAAGTGACAAGTGCccatcttcattttaaaaatgtactccagtagattaaaccataaatgtgggaggggtggctgccaaggtggatGAAAAGCAAGCCGAGGGGGGGGGTATGATGTGGGCAGCAAAATGATGAGCACAATCTAGAACGCGGTTTTACGAGCCGAGCACACGAAAATATGCTgcgatttttaaaaactggccacATTTACGGCTCGCTGgttgcaaacacaaagaaatcagTGAGACAGAAACTGAGAATTTGActattttcttgcattttttaaaaccacagacttgtcagcccagtgagacataCAGCTCTTTGTTTCATTAGAGGATCTCTCAGCTGAACGACTTGGTGTGGGGTAACCTTTAATTCACCGCAAGTCCCAGCCGTGTGGAcacagtcattttttatttatttaagtaaaaacacGTAACAGGCTACAGCCCTAAATCTTAAAGCTGCAGATGAGTAGTGCTCATCaagtctgcttttaaacagcttGTTGTTGCAGGACTAATTATTATAGCActactaaaagctgaaataagcCCATGATGTGAGAGCAGGTCTTAGGTAGACAGGACTGAATAGTTTAGGAAAAATTTTTTATAAttaccaacaaaataaaaagagtgtttttgcttaaaatgcccatCCCCGTTCATTACTTAGATGTTGCCTGAGATTAACAGCACTAGATTTCACGACATCCTAAACAAGGCAATCATATCTTGTTCTAAAGACAgcactgagaaacaaacaagttaCTCTTAAATTGTCACAAAGTCCTCAGTCAttacactttaaaacaaactgaaaatacccaactgaaaaagaaaagccatGTTTGCCCATTCTAAAAAGGGAtgcccccctctctctctctcgttccAGAAAAACCTGTTGAATGACACCACCTGGGGGAGTCAGGTGGTCATCGCCATAGAAACCAACGTGTGCTATTGCTATGGAACCTTTGAGTGGTGACATAAAAACAGGGGTAAAGGTGAAAGGTGCTAAAGGACCAAACATGGAGAACTTTACAAACCTGTTTATACAGTGTAACGCCTCCTTTTAATCAATCCCTTTCCTCTCAAGGCCAGCTCAAACACTTTGATACACAAGGTAGTACTTAACATTCACTAAGCTCTAAAAGCTTTTAATCTGGCCTTACACTGCATGAATCAAGAATAGctgaacaaaaaaatcccagtaAAGATAAGAGATAAAGGCCCAGCAGTGAGTTTCATGTTAAGGATccgtttgtttctgttcatatacattattctgaaaatgaataatttgaggagtagcagtGAATTAGGACAACGGAGGCCCGACCTGGCAGAAGACGGGCGTATGGGTGTCCGACAGGGCACTGCGGAGATCCTGGGCCGTCAGAAGGCTCAGGGACAGGCGGTCCACGCACAGACATTTGGAGTGCAGCAGCGGGTACGTGAGCGAGCCCACTTCAGTCCAGTGGACGTACAGCATGCGGGAGCCTAGCTGCTTTCCCAGCAGCTCCGACTTGGCCCGGGCCGCAGAGTCCTTCTTCATGTACTCCACGAAGCCATAGCCTTTGGAAAGCCCTGTGGAGGCGCTGTAAACCAGGAAGCAGCGCTCGAGATTGCCAAAAGGGCGCACCAGCTCCTCGAACTGCTGCTGGGTGAAGGCTCGGGGCAGGTTGGCGATGCACAGCAGAGCGTCGGTCGGCTGCAGCTGCACGGAGATCTCCCTGTCCCGCAGAACGTGCTGGTGGAACTCTTTGATGGCGCTCTGGGCCTGTTCCCCGTTGAGGAGGGTCACAAACGCTGCGGCAGAAACACAGAATGTGGTGTAAATTGAAGGAGTGACATTTGCTCAAGCAGGCTGAAGAGAGAAGATCAGCCTTCACACCCGGCAGGtctcaaaaagaaaacctccGTTGTTGACACGGTTTCCCCTTAAGCATGTCTGATAAAAGACGATGCTGATGGCACAATGTCAGCaaacagcatcttttttttttcctgccagctCATCTTCAACCCAGACTGAAACCACACGAGCTGTCACAGTGACTGACAAGAATCTAAGCCATTTAAAAGTGGCTGATTGTCCCTGACCACAATAAACCACATCTAGACTtggacacatttttatgttattgcCTTTTCATTATATGGTAACATGACAGACTCtagatattttaaatattgttgataatcctgtcattttatttttgctataaCTAAAAAGTAGATACCAGGCATTCCCTGAATTTACTGTCTagttcaggctttttttttaatattggcTCATTATTGTCTGCCACCTTCTAGAGAAATATTGctctgtgaaaatgaaaagcaatTTAGAAAGCCTATTCTGAGCTCATGTTTCTTTTATCAAGTCCTTCCTCCTGAATGCAGCTCACGTGGACATTGACGGCTCAGGTGCATTTAAATTGATCGCAATTCAATGTGACCTTGTGACGGGGGAGTTACACTACTAGTAAGGAGGGAAAAAGAAGTTGTTTCTGAAACCTATAATGATAAATGACTGAAACTCTGACCATCTAAATAAAAAGTCTTGAGAGTGCCAATTAGGTTTTGCTGTAAAATTGAAAAACAATCCGTTTGAtttcaaagctgtttttcttctacGTATTTCTGAAAGTCTGATCCTAAGAGTTTCTAAAATCAAGGCaactgtagctgaagatgtttctcaGATGAGGAGCTTTTTCCAATTCCAAAGCAAAGTGTGGAGCTTTAGGCTGAAATGAAAGCAAATTACTCGCCCCTCCATTCCCTCCTGAGGGCGATTAGGGTCTCTGTAAGTCTGGATCACAAGAGAGATGTTAAGGTTACAATCATGCACGTGACAAAAAACAGCTCTCCAACGACCCTCAGGAGGGTACTGCATTGATTTCATCTTGCATTAACGGAGCACCTGACTGCGTTTTATGCGCTCGGAACGCCACACTTTTCTTTGGAATtgaaaaagctcctcagatgggaagagaaacatcttcagcCCTAGAATCGGGTGTCCAACTGTCTTGTCTTTTTGAACTCTTAGGATCTGCATGTCCTGGgtggctgagaatctacaccaaaaTATAACGAAAGTCCAGAACcttgtcttttaaaaagaacacaaaaattattattctgGTCCACAGTGAATAAGAATCATACCAACCTGTGCCCTTGTATTTGTCAACAAAGCAGTACTTCAAGTCATAGCTTCCCAAGAGCTCATGGACCTcctgtaaaacacaaagttatttaaatttaattcataCAACTCTTAAATCACACATGGGTGACTTTATTATCTTACAGATTGTCTGTTAAAGTTATTTGCTTACTGCGTGACATCATAAACTCATTCATGTCGACAGGGAAGCAGTAAGTGCGCCTGAGGGAGAAGGGGAATTGAGGAAAAACTCCCCCATTGTTGTGGGAGAAATTGTTCTGCGGTGATTTTGGCCCATTCAGAAACCAATGACGATGCTCTCTAGCATTTTCTGAAACGTTTTGTCTTTACGCCTTCCAGCTTTTGTTAACATGGCAACTCACATCTCGAACTCCCTCTCTctctaccccccacccccccactcTGTGAACAATGGTACGGTCCGCAGGCCCACCGCTCCCCACGAGTCAGGCACGTTCCAAACTTAAACGGAGCGTCACAACTAAAATCACAAACAAGCTCAATTAATTAACAACACGCGCCGCGCTGTACAAGTTACAGGACAcgtggataaaaacaaataaataaatataaataaatgacattttattttgtttatttgagacGTGTCAGAGGTGCTAAACCTGGTTACCAAAAAGGCCGAACTAAGGCCACAGATGACCATCACTGACCCAACGGTGAGTCATCTGATCACCTGTTCATTGCATGTTGCGTTTGTTGGCTAAATTTaactaaacaataataaagCTTGAAGTGCAGCTGAACGATGTGTTGACTTTTACATTATCTGTAagtgcagttaaaaaaaacataaagataaaaattgAAAAGATAACGTACGAGTTAAATGGCTAACAAGCTAACATGTACTGAAGCTAGGCTAAAATTAGCCAGAGctatcaatcagtcaatcaatcaatcagtcagtcaTCGATGAGGCAGCATAATTGATAGTTTTTACCTGATTGCTAACGTCAGAGGgtaaactttttattattattttcctgcgGTTGTAAAACTCCCGGCGAGTTCTCTCCAAGCGGCTCTCAATCTCTTCGGGGCTCAGTGATACCGAGTCCTCGTCGAGCCTTCGCTGACACTCGCGTCCCGGTGTGGCGTCCTCTTCCCCGCCGGAGGACGGCTCGGAGTACCGGCGACCCCCAGCCACCCAGTCCTCTTGTTCCGCAGCGAGGTCATAACTTCCATTGAGTGGATGAGGGGCAAAACCGCACTCGGTGTCTGTGTTTCCATCTTTGCCCGCGGTGCTAACAGACACAACGGCGGCCATCACTCACTTTGCTGGAAGTTTAATCGGACTGGTAGCTCGAGCTGATTTGAGAAGTTTAAACAATACACACGTGGGTCCTTCGCTACTTCTCATTGGACGAGAGGAGGACGCAATCTCCATGACTACGACGCAACGTAAGGCGGGGCGGGGCCATGAAAAAGCCCTACGACGTGCAAAACAGTCCTTTTCAGCAGAATCATGATCAGGGAAGAgtggtgttttttaaataatttatgcaATCTGTTGTCAGATTTTTAAGGTAATGTTcagaaaagaaatgattaatgtaaatgtatttatgtttcacggtttaaatcaaagttttttttatatcatataTATTGTTATGGTAAAAATCCTCTCTGTGTCATGATTTTTGTactataaatgtattttattatattgcACTATTTTTTACTAGAAGACATCTGTGTTTAtcataattaaattaaagattcAGTACCCTCCAAAAgcataaacatcttaaaaattCAAGCTTTTACAGCACAAGATGGAAATAGCTGAAAAGGACAAGTTTCAAAGGTATTCACTGAGCTGCCTAACTGTGATGCACTGAAACCAGTCACTGTGAGAGGCCCAGGGGTAACTTCCCCTGCAGAGAATAGGTTTCTCTCTGTGTCTAGTCTGCATGACAGATATTGTGTTGTGCTTCATCTGACTACTCAAATTAATGATGCATGTTTTAATGTGATGTCTACACAAACATCTGAAGGCAGTTTCAGAATTTTGTCGcagagtttctaaaaaaaaaaaaaacacagttactTTCTCAAAACAAGATGAGACAGGATGGAAAATACCTGACCACAATTACATAGATACATTAGTTAAAAAATGAATGTCTGCTGTAGTCGTCCAAAGGTGAAACTTGGGATTTTGATCATTAAGGTCATTGCTTTAAAGCACAGGGAAAGACTAGTCATGGTTTGGGAATTGGTGTTTTCGCATCTTCTGTCTtctctaaaactaaaaagaaaaacagcacgAGAGCAAGTTAGATGACTTACTCTggaaaatctgatttaaaaaactacaatttattcttattaatattaataactGATAGGGCAGTATGCTGTAAGTTGCATTAAACCGAGAAACGAGTGTCTTCAGTCATGAAGGATGTCTGTGCCTCCAGGGGGCATTACAGTCCAGGCAAGGCGCAGAAAAGCAAATGTTCTGTTCAAAAATCAGCACTTGGAGGAGCAGGAGTTTTACTCAATTAGCAGTAAACCCAAGAATGCTGTCTTTACAGTTTATTGCTTCCGCAGTCATTTGAAAGTGGCATTACCTCTGCTTCAGGAGTGTTACAGGTCCTTGTTTTGTATTAGGATGTCGTTTTTGGCTGTGCTTTCTTTCAATCAAGAGCTTGCAGTAGCTCTGTGTGATGAAATACTCTACTTAGACACATCCGTCTGTGGTTGTTAATTTGAACTATATACAAATGTAACATTGCAGATGTTGTGATGTGTGTCGTGGGTACGCAGAACCCAAACACAGGCGGAAAGTGATGCATATGGTTGCTATCAGATGGTTCTTTACTCATCTGTCATACATGACTACTTATTCATAGCTTTACATGAATTATTTATACTGTATAGAAAATTCAATGACAAAGCAGCAGTGCGTTTGTCACTGTGAAACGGGACTGTGGGTGATTAAttgcaaagcaaaaaataaaatgagtgttttgctgctttgggTGGTTTTTCTACTTAAGCTGAGAAATATTAAATGAGTCCAGAATTCAGACCAGTCCTTGTGGCTGTGATGTTAAACTTTAGTGTTCTTAAGTGAGACACGTTGCTGTACTTTGTTAGGACATAGGACATCTGATGAGACGTGTCTGTAATCCAACTGATCACACATCAATCTGTTCAGACCCTGACATAAATAGTGGAAAATGGTTTATTAGATTTTGATTTGATCCTCTAGTTACAAAATGACATGCAAGAAGAGATCCACTGAAATTGTAAATTAGTGAAACTCAGAAAACCAAAGAGTCTGAAGTGTTAAAGAAACTTTTTGTACTTCCactgatacaaaaaaatatatattttaaaaaagctgacgTGTAATGGCTTATCAGCATAAAGTACAGCTCAGTTatggacaaagaaaaagaacaagcaacaaatataaaacaaacaaaacaaaaatcctcccctcacacacacacagacagactgtGTTAAATAATGGGTTAATATCATATATGAGAACTGCAGTGTGCTTTTCTTTAACCAGCTTTAAGGGCAGATCTGTAAACAGATGCAGCAGGATGAAGTGTACACATGGAGGCAGATTACTGGCTACGCTGTAAGAAAAAGTCATGACATGAAGTCGAGCGGGACTTCCCTGAGCCCGATCAGCAGATCTGAGACATGGAGAAGTTTGTGTTGAACTGCCAGTCATACATTCTGCGGATGGCCTCAAACTTTTCAATGAGCTCTTTGAATGTTGGCCGGTCTGCAGGCTTTGATTTCCAACACTGCCCCATCACGAACTCCACCTGTTGACAACAAAGACAGTGATGGAAATACTCAGAAGATAACTTCCCAATCCATCACATCTAGTTTTACATcctaattagaaaataaatttgacattttcccCAGGCAAAGGATGaaagtcacattttctgttcttgaACACAACAGTAACCAAAATAGTAAAACTTCACAgttattttatattgttttaaattagccTAGAAGAGCAACAGTCCTTATTGTTTACCCtaaaaacctacagaaaaaaagagggaccAACAGTAAAGCACAGTGTTTATGAAACCGAATGAGAGAAAATACGTCGCCATGACTGGTTCTGATTACCACCCTGGCTACTTGTTGAGTAACTTGATGTCTCAGCAAATACTACTCTGAGcctgcagtgtttgtgtttcattaacCTAAGGCAGTTAATAATCAAcctgacatgttttctttaaggCTGAGATTAATTATGGGAATTTAACCctctacaataaaaaaagcagaagagagGGAAGAGGGGCAGTCAAATTTTACAATAACTGATAGCAAAACTAAGAAAACACCTTAAAACAGACTATATAAGGTTTTAAATCTGTATTAATGTTGTATTTTCAccaaagcttttaattttatcatCATCTTAAACTCATAGAACATCATGTGTGTCATTTATAAAGCATGTTACCTCACGCGGGCAGTCTCTGGGATAAGGTAACCTCCGGTTACTTTCCAACAGGCTTAAGAGTGCCACCAAACTCATCTGTCCATCGGGTAGCTGCGTCATTTCAAAGAACTTCTACAAAAGCACacaaaagggggggaaaaagtgtctttttttacaaagaaaatgcaacatttgTTGACCGGTCTCTCATGTAAATGTGTGATAAAGTTATTAAACATACTGTTGGAGGGCTTTGGCGATAGTCGCAGCGGGTCAGGATCTCATACAGAGTGACTCCAAAGGACCAAACGTCAGAGGCAAAAGAAAACTTTTGCTCCTTCAAGCACTCAATGGCATACCTGTTAAATGCAAAAGACAAAGTTTAAGtggaaaaaatacacaataaaaaatcTCTTGAATGTGGCGCATGAACGAACCAGAACACAGGGCTGTCTCCGTTTTCATGGACCCGATAGTAGATCTCTCCCTCAGGGATGTATTTTGTCAGGCCAAAGTCTCCGATCTTTACCAAACAGTCATTTTCCACCAAGACATTGCGGGCGGCTAGATCTCGATGGACGTAGCGCTTTAAGTGCAAGTATTCCATTCCCTTAAAAAGAAGGCAACATGCATTTCAAATTTATCAAAAAATTAGCTGAAAATCATTCAGTCTGCAGGTCGATTTATAACTCTGAtgcagactgaaaaacaaacaaacaaaaaaaaggaaatggacCAAAACAGTCTTTGTTGTTTAATGATTTCCCCCCTTCCTTACACCTTTGTGACTTTGAGTAAATATTCACTCATGCAGTCCATCATAAATAACATATAACACTTTAATCAGCTGCAGGGATAGCTTTACATTTCCCGTTGTGCTATAATTAGATTTGTAATTATAAACCTGTAAAGCCAGTGACTTTCTCAGCTGATTTCCGTAACCTAATAAAGTGTTTACATGTAATGCTGAGGTGGTAGTTAACAAGCTGAATAATTACAGACCAGAACTGTCactgtaagtaaaaaaaaaacaaaaaaaaatgcatttagattAAGCTCAATGTGCTGCTAAACTACAACCctaaaaatgaagttttaaacctctgtgtgtgtttaatagtctgtactgttagcaaagatccactgaaaagattttaatgaaactcttcagaaagtaatcactaaatatacatctaaaacttttggagtcaaacagaatgaaaaaaaaatgtctctaactcagccagttgttgagatattaagctaaaacttggtgtgctAGTatctgggagtcattcacaacatcctccgagcactaacagatcatgagAGATCATGATCTGGTTTGAGATTAGCAATAATGTTGTTTCGTGTCATCATAAgctgatcttagtgtaaaactccaGCATTAAAGGCAGCGGCTGATATTAGCAGGCAAGTCTGCagtttttaggttgttttttttttttttgctcctgtaAATCCAGAACAATTTTCCTACagaacacaagcagcagagcaTAAACCAGATTCCAATAATAAGAAACGTGATCACCTAAACTCACCTGACAGATTTGCTGAGCAAACATGAGGCACTGGGCCACACCGAGTTTATTTTTAGGAAGATATTCCCGCAGGCTCCCCAGGGGAAGGTACTCCATTATCAGCTGGACCTCTTGTCTTCCTATGAGGGCAAAACACAGCAACGTTTTAGCTTCctgctttattattttcaaaatgatgaGCTGTCGTCTACACTGGTGCTCAGCAGGCTGAGTGTTGAAAGCTCCAAATATTGACATACAATGAAAACAGACGTGCTCTTGGAACAGATTTTCAATATGAACAAAGAAACAGATGGGACAAAAATCAATTCAACGAGCGATTCACTTAGTAAATCAAGTAAAGTTGTATGTGACACAAGTTTCAACGAGCATATCTAAAGCAGACAAAATACTTCTGAGAACCCACCTAGCTCAGTGCAACAGCCCTTGTACTGGACAATGTTGCAGTGGTCGAGGGATTTCAGGATTTCGATTTCCTTCATCCAGACCTCGGGCACATTGTTGTTCTCTTGCTTCAAGGCTTTCACTGCCACGAGCTCCCCGGTCCCATCGTTGCAGGGGTCATACATGTACAGCGTCACCTTTCCGAAGTGTCCCTGTAGCCAGAGCAATGACACAGATGACTCTCTTCATGCACAGGAAGAGAAAAGTACATGTGTGCTGCGTCAACTCACCTCGCCTAAATCCCTCATCTTTTTCAGGTAGCGCTTCTGGAACATGTTGGAGTCTGATGGTGGGAGGGGATCAATTTGAAGTATATCAGGATCTGtgcgaataaaaaaaaaaccctctgtcAAATAATTGCACTAAAACAAgcgaaaaacaaaatatgagtATAGCGAGTAATTAATGACTGACTGTTCTTCATGATTTCTGTGATATctctgaggatgatgaggaagGATGGCCTTGCGTCTGGCTCATATGTCAAACACATGCTGATGAACTTGGCAAGTTCCTGAGAGGATGGTTCAGCAAGACGACCCCTCTGCTGATAAAAACGCTCCTTCTGTTGGGTTGAGAAGGGTCATGGTCTCAGAGCTAGCAGCTGAAAGCGTATAGGCATGCACAGTTTTTGCTAGCTGGAAGAAAGATCGAACCTAAAGCTGTAGGCTGGACTTACCTCCGATAATGTGCTGCTTCCCATAGGAAGAATGCCATTGTTGAAGATTTCGAGCAGCGTGACGCCAAAGCTCCACTGGTCAGCAGTATTGCCAATAGGTGCGTCGCTGTCGATACACTCAGGGGCGATCCACGGGATCCGATCCAAACGTTCTGCATCGTGGAAGAACACTTATGACAATggctctgggtttttttttttgtttttttaaacaccacctcatgacaagaaaatttgaacaaattatagtctaaaatttatttttataataaactactg
It encodes:
- the raver1 gene encoding ribonucleoprotein PTB-binding 1 isoform X1 yields the protein MAAVVSVSTAGKDGNTDTECGFAPHPLNGSYDLAAEQEDWVAGGRRYSEPSSGGEEDATPGRECQRRLDEDSVSLSPEEIESRLERTRREFYNRRKIIIKSLPSDVSNQEVHELLGSYDLKYCFVDKYKGTAFVTLLNGEQAQSAIKEFHQHVLRDREISVQLQPTDALLCIANLPRAFTQQQFEELVRPFGNLERCFLVYSASTGLSKGYGFVEYMKKDSAARAKSELLGKQLGSRMLYVHWTEVGSLTYPLLHSKCLCVDRLSLSLLTAQDLRSALSDTHTPVFCQLAQGQDGSFRRFAVLEFATAEMAEEAQRLTDGRLLGGSHIRVSFCAPGPPGRSMLAALIAAQTMALNRGKGLLPDPTALQILTGLNNPATLKMLLNPLSQGHKQGLLGAAPPMPLLANPALSAALLQVLLQNQAKAQQQAFLGNQLLWAQVLHSKENPLFPCAGLIGDNPLAALPVQQGVHMLGDVPQGGSVSALSLQSDPLGPLKPMSLGRAMSREQDSPTSGCSYSQTSPPTLPGISFPLMGGMMGADGLAAQGVLSEPPKDVNLPQSAFLNVNNAFSSGGSCRPHPYRKRPTLSNVSNQYTHQNMQPNFNLRYQDSYGPEYPPLHRDALAHLYEQQENVDTGVSAGFGQQLSHHLDYSEQFSHYTYPSSPPPSLYFSSGSEVSSGGSLPTSHLNRAVGMPPGSHPASCSPGLENIMKTPIGSHKRVFSRLIPSPEPSPEGGYVGQHSQGLGGHYADSYLKRKRIF
- the raver1 gene encoding ribonucleoprotein PTB-binding 1 isoform X3, with the translated sequence MAAVVSVSTAGKDGNTDTECGFAPHPLNGSYDLAAEQEDWVAGGRRYSEPSSGGEEDATPGRECQRRLDEDSVSLSPEEIESRLERTRREFYNRRKIIIKSLPSDVSNQEVHELLGSYDLKYCFVDKYKGTAFVTLLNGEQAQSAIKEFHQHVLRDREISVQLQPTDALLCIANLPRAFTQQQFEELVRPFGNLERCFLVYSASTGLSKGYGFVEYMKKDSAARAKSELLGKQLGSRMLYVHWTEVGSLTYPLLHSKCLCVDRLSLSLLTAQDLRSALSDTHTPVFCQLAQGQDGSFRRFAVLEFATAEMAEEAQRLTDGRLLGGSHIRVSFCAPGPPGRSMLAALIAAQTMALNRGKGLLPDPTALQILTGLNNPATLKMLLNPLSQGHKQGLLGAAPPMPLLANPALSAALLQVLLQNQAKAQQQAFLGNQLLWAQAGLIGDNPLAALPVQQGVHMLGDVPQGGSVSALSLQSDPLGPLKPMSLGRAMSREQDSPTSGCSYSQTSPPTLPGISFPLMGGMMGADGLAAQGVLSEPPKDVNLPQSAFLNVNNAFSSGGSCRPHPYRKRPTLSNVSNQYTHQNMQPNFNLRYQDSYGPEYPPLHRDALAHLYEQQENVDTGVSAGFGQQLSHHLDYSEQFSHYTYPSSPPPSLYFSSGSEVSSGGSLPTSHLNRAVGMPPGSHPASCSPGLENIMKTPIGSHKRVFSRLIPSPEPSPEGGYVGQHSQGLGGHYADSYLKRKRIF